The Solanum lycopersicum chromosome 2, SLM_r2.1 DNA window AATCATTGTTCTGGGtggtttatttttatcaatactTGTAATAATGACTGAAGTTGGTAACAAGACCTTATTACACTTGCAGTATAGGGAACTTTTTCTTCGCTGGAGCACGCATATTCTTCCAATCTCTAGATGCAGCAATCTTTTTGTTTTCACGGGTTTCAGAAATTCCAGCAGAAAGTTTTGTTCTTCCCGTGATATCTACAAATGAAAGGCTTACCCTGGGATGTGAGTTATCGGTATGATTTCTCCTTTCTATACCTCGACTCTTTAATTATTCTGTTCGGTACCTTCATCATCAGAgccttctttatattttgaggTTGTATTTTGGTCATCCTTATTTGTTATAGACTAGACATAAATAGTCACAAGGAATCCAGTTCCTCTTAGCATCTGATGCAAATGAGTATTAATGCATGCTTTTGAGCTTCATTAAGTCGATCACATGCATTCATACAGTTCtccaaactttttttaaattggaCGCTATCCGGTGAAgggaaaaatataattagacAAGCGTGGCTGAAGATATGGAAAATGAACGTTTTTGCAAAGATGAAATTATAAGTCCATAAAACTAGGAAAAGATATAACCAAAATGAGGAATACCCtgtttatgttttcttattcaagtctATTTTCTAATTGTGTTATGCTTGCCTGATAAGGAATTCTCTTTTTTTCAGGCTATTCATAATATCAGTTTTCAATTGGTCATAAGTGCCTGAAAAGTCATTTGGATGCCTGCTTTTTGTGCTTGCTAATAGTAGGGAATTAAGGAACCTATCCACCTTCTTTGAGATCTTTTTGATCAATTACACGGCTTCTTATAATCCATAATCTTGGGAAGTTTCTATAATTTGCGTTTTGAAGTTATCTTAAACAATGACGGTCAAACGCTAGTGCTAAATGCTAAGAACCATGGCTTGAAAGTTGTTATCAGTGAGTAACTTGCAATATAAATTGAATAGTGTTTTCATCAGCAAGAATTGCAGCTTTCTCAGACCCCACTTTGGGGATttcactaggtatgttgttCTTGTTAGAGTAGCACCTTGTAGTTATCTCAGAAGTGATGAAGTTGAATTTCTATAGGAATTTAGGGTGATGATCCTTCTAGAACAAGGCTCTGAACAGTAACTCTCAAAGTTAAAATCTGTTTCCTGTGCTCAAAGTGGTAAATAGTGTTCGTTAAACCATTCAAAATCTCTTTTATTTGTTGATTAGATACGgaagttaaaataatttagttaatgGATATGGCTTGCACTacaattaaaacttttctttgtTGCATGTAACCAATGTGTAGGATGGAACTGTCATACGCGGACAAAATGAAATATCTCATCCAACCCATGGATCCATGCAACCTATAGACAAGGTATCAAAATAGTCTGTAATCTTGATGTGTAAtgctttttgtttcttttattttttttttccttaaaattttctGGAAACAGATGCTACTTGCAAGGATAAAcgttataattttatattcctAATATAAACTATAGTCATGATAAATACCATCTTCCTAAAAAGAGCTGCTGTGATCCCTGCTGAAATGTGATATTTTTACCATACCTTGTTATCGTATTTTGTTCTCAGATCAGAAACCCTTGATTTGTTTGGATAATCTATCTGGACATACTTTCGGTTAATTTGATAGGTTCAATAACTAACATGGATAAGAATAATTTACTTTCCATTTGCATGTTTTAGATAATTTAAAAGCTCAAGTATGACATGGGCTTTTTAAGGGGACTTTTTTACTTGGGTTAACACTCTTGAATGATTAAGTCTCATATCTCTGAGACTGCAAAATAACTTGTATAATACCatcttgttttatatatatatatatatattttttttttttttttgacaaagatAATGTTGTATTCATCAGCATTAAGATAATGCTGGAGACCTCCAAAAATTGGTTTCCAACAAgagaacaaaaaacaaaaaggcTAATAGATTACAAATAGCCTATAAAATCCAAATTTGGGCAGCTTCTTCTATCCACTCCTCTTTTCACCAAAAATAAGAAGTAGTCAAGCAGTTCCATTTGACTTTCTCTATTGAATTTGCTTTGTTATCATAACATCtgctatttttttctttccaaatacACCACCAAATGCATGACGGTATTATACTACTCCACTTTCTTAGATTTTCTCCCCAACCATCTTGTTTTatagaagaaagagattggTATATGAGATGCTTATGTTATAGATTATTTTGGATATGCTTTGTACATATGGGCACTTGGGCGATCTGTATAAAAGTGCCTTGGTATAATAGTTCAGGatgttaaatttgatttaaCCGAGTGATTTCAAAGGGTTAAGTTGATGGATTGGCACTTTGGACTGGAGAGATTACTGAGTACCCTGCATATTTGTACTAGAGACTGGTGGAGTGATGGTAAATGTCATGAAATAGTCCAAAGCATGTTCATAGCCCTTACCTTTGCTAGATATTTCAGTTTTACACGTCTGTTGAATAGTCTGATCTGTGCGACACCACAGTATAGAAAGTCGGGAGATTCAATATAAATCAACTAATCAAGGGTACTTGCTTTCTTTTTTTGCTAGTGTGCAGTAGGTTGGTATTGCCAAACTTAACCAGTTCACTTTTTGAACCTTGTTGGACAGGATGCCTCTTCAGCCCCAGCACTTCCTTCTAGAATAAAACGGATATTCTACATGTCCAGTGAAGGAAGCAACTTATTGCATGAGGTAAATAGGCTTGTTGTTCTTATCAGTGAATAGAAAGATATGATACTTGAACTCTGTATGCCTGTATAATAACATGTTCTTTAAAAAAGATAAGCACTTTCTGATAGGTCATTAAAGCTAAACCCTCACTTCAAAATGTTGTTGCCAGACAAGGTAGAAGAAACATATTTATCAATCATTTGTCTCCAATGATTGTCCTTCATCTAACTTTGGATGTTACAAAGAATATCTGCCATATGAGTTTTGGATTGTGAAAGTTCATTCCACCTTCCTACTTGTTCAAAGCTTTTATGCAACCAAAGAATTTGTTGACAAGATTGTCTCTAAGGTGTAACATGTTAATTTTATGCATATTTTCTCCTATAGAATAGAAGTAGCTAATCTTGCACCTGTGAGATGGTTAAAGCTGTGGATTCAGGGCATTGGTCTAGTGGTTAAAGAGCAACACATGATGTGTGGATTGTACGTACTTCACAAGTTTGAACTCTATCACTAGTCACATGCATACGTTTTGtaatttaagtggagaagggtgGCCCATTACCCACCACACTTTGAACTGTGCAACTAACTCTCAGGGATTTTTCGGTTATGAAAAAGGTTGTTGAATCCCTTTTACCCTTTTTGAATTTGCTTCTTGTATTGGGAACAATAATTACTACTGGCGTGCCTAATATCACTGTAAAAGGAAATGTTTTGTATTAGTTTAaaaagtcaaatattgaatGCAATAAAACTATGAAGTTCTTAAAGATTAATTGTATTACAATTTTGATCCATCATAGAATGCAATAACTAAGGTAAAACATTGACCAATATTTCATGTTGGATTTGATGctttaaatagtataaatagaTTAATGAAAAGCCCATTTTAGCTCGATTGTTGATGTTCTGATTGCTGATGTTCTTTGCCTTTTGTACAGGTCTTCCCCACTGTGAATCCCACTGTCTTGGAACAGTTGAGAAGTGTTGACTGTATCGTATTTGGCATGGGATCCCTCTTTACTTCCATCTGCCCTTCTCTGGTAGAGTAGCCTGCAACTTAAGTTCTTTCACATTAGTTCATAGATATGTTTAGCATATGCAAGTATCTAATTTTGTCGAGTCGATCCTGCTTGTGAGACAAACTAAAACAAGTAGGTTGAAGATATACCTAATATTGGCAAactaatttgttttcttttaattgaGTTCATCTTCTCAAGCATGGCATTGTCATCACTCATCactattttattatcattcttcttctcattttttttttgaaaagaacgAAAATAAGTACTCAGTGGTTTTGCTGCTCCATTTGAAGGTTTTACTTGGAGTGGGGGAAACCATCTCTTCACAGTCTTGTCCCAAGGTAATTTGGGCAATGCAAATAATTCCTGTATTGCTGCTTTCTCAGACAAATCGAGTTGTCTGAGTCAATGATTTCCTCGTCTCATTGATGTTTTTCTCATGTCAATGttattaatttcttcttctccttccccaacaattcttcttcttcttaatccCAGGTACTTCTGTTGAATGGTACTCATGATCGAGAAACTTGTGGCCTTAGTGCTTCTTGCTTTGTGACTGCCATTACCGATGCCTTAAATCGAACTTATGGAGATCCTCATAATTGTCTTAAAAATCCTGTAAGTAGCTAAGCATTTATGCGTTTCTTCTCAAATTGACTGATTGTTATGGATTTTCATTTGCCCACggtgggattacactgggtatgttggtatgtattttcatttaattggGGTTTTCACTCTCAGTCCTTATGTGCAGAACATGCATCCTGTTAGTTGAATATTTTTCTAATCATTGCCTAGATGTGTAACTTAAGGAAAGTGATGAGAAATTATGGACTACTCAATAGGTTCCCGAGTGTGATGTAGGCTCCTGAATCTAACCCAAAAGTTACTGAATAAAGCACACATAAAAGTCTCAATGTGTGGATGGATCGTCTGAAGCATTGACAATTGTTCATTCTCAAGCACTTCCACATCAGCAATATTCCAACTTATTTGTCAATTGTTCATTACTAAACTATAGCTGATGACAGATGCCTCAGTTAAATTTCACGGGAGCTCATATGATTTGCCATCCCATTTTTGTGATTACATGATCCGTACATTGAACGTCATGGAATTATGAGTTCCTTCCCCAAGAGATCAGTACTAATGCTGAAGCATTTATTATATGTGGTTTGCGTTGGTGTTTTGGTTCCAATCTTCTATAGTATCGTGTTTACTACATCTCATATCAGGCATCCTGGATAGGCTGGCAAAGTATGAGGGTGAcagtcaaaattttattttacttaaatagAAGTGTTTCTGAAAGTGGAGAGAATTAACTTGATGAAGAATTTAAACTCTCTTCATACATAAGTATTTTCCTACTGCATCTCATAAGCTAATTTTTGAGTCCTATAGTTCTGTAGATCGATGAAAAATGCTACTCCCTTTATCCCAATTGAATATACCAGATGCCATTCGGGTTTTTAAAATATGAGAATTGAAAAAGTCTGTTGTTTAGTATTAGCGGATGGAAAATCTTGGGGCACAGTTGCTTTTTGAATTGTGAAGAATAGAAAGAGAGATATGACAAAGAGGAAAAGTGGCGCAAGATTCCCCTCACACTACATATTAGGCTGTAAAGTTCTTCTTGAgagtataaattatttaatggaCAAACAATGGATATTCCCTAATATGTTGTAATTTGATCAAAATCATTAGGCTCTCATCACTGTAATTTTAATTTGCTTTTAGTTCATTTGGCAACTAGCTGAGTGTAACACACAACAGTAGATTTCACATACTTGCACAAACAACCTtgaatcatgtcatgaaaattaaattttttgtttcttctgaTGGAATTTTTCTTTTCAGCCAAACAAATATATCAACACCCTTTTGGTGCCGAAAAACGGATTAATACCTATGGATAAAGAAAGCCTGGCTTCTCAAGGAATTTTCAATGTGGTATGTTCCTGTTTCATGGTTATTAGAAATGCTTCTTGGTAAATCAATAATGTACTTGATCAGTTTCTATTGGTCATGAGATTTGTCGTTCTGATTTGAAAAACCTAGTGCTCATTTGAAATTCTCAAAGTTGGTCTCCTAAATGTCGCTAGATCCGGTACATGTGATTGCTTTGCTGGTGGTCCTCTTCAATTAAGTTGACGATTAGAGTTCTTGTAGGTCACGGTGGATTCCTTTCCTGATCCAAAATTGGGTGTGCTTTTTGATCCCAAATCATTGATTCAAGCACTTTCCAATCTGTTGACGGATGCATGAACCTGAATTCTACTATGATTTGTTAAACCTTAATTTATCAGAAATTTTGGAGCTTGTGGCACAGTAGTTTTCGCAACGGTATGAAGTTCGCTAATAGGGAGTCCAGTAATCTTGTTTTGTTTATACATCTATcgattttcataatatttttagtgCTGCTATTGCAGGATCTGAAGAGAAACGGGCTGTTTGTGAGAACTTGTAGATCGATAACAATTCAAAGACCTCTGCATTGATTTCAACTCCATGAAGTCCGAAGGAAGAGGGTAAGGCTTCCATAGTTTCACGTTGGCATTGGCTTAGATCTTATTCAGCTCTTACTGGGAAAGAATATCATTGTTCACAATTGAGCTGAAACAAATCTGATGTTTCGTATTTGGGCACGTACAGATCAATGAAATTTTTTCCAACCTCAGTTTGTTTGGAATTGAAGCGTAATGGCTGTTGTacataataaaatttcttttcatCAATGGCCTTATTTTATAGGAAAATTATATGTTCACTATTTTCCGTTCCCGTTAAGGGACAAACTGCTGTGATGcctttcctccttttttttttgtgtttattcCGCCAAAAGAGAAGCTTTTGTGATTTGCAAACAGGACAACAGAGTCCAATAGTTCCAAAATTATggtaataaaaaattattagataGTTTACAAATGACAGGTGCATTGCAAAATAATCAAATGAGGATTCAAACTGCATTCACTACCCATCTTTATGACTTGCCGTGATTTCCAGGGGATTcaattatcaattgaaaatgaTAACATTTGAATTGCCTTAGTTTATAATCACAATGTTAGTACTATAAATACCATAGTAACTCTAAACATTTCATCCACGACATTCTAACAGATATATACAGTAGAatcaacaaaaagttcaaatggCTTTGACAATCAATTGGAAATCTGCCTTTTTAGCTCTAGCTGTTTTAACAATGTGGACTATTGAAGTCACATCTCGCGAGTTGAACGAGGCCTCGATGGTCCAGAAACACGAGAAGTGGATGGCTCGCTTTGGACGTGTGTACAGAGATGATGCAGAGAAGGCAAAAAGGTTCAATATATTCAAGGACAATGTTGATTACATCGAGTCAATCAACAAGTCTGGAATGAGACCTTATAAGTTGAGCATCAATGGATTTGCAGATTTGACCAATGAGGAATTCAGAGCCACTCACAACGGATACAAACCGTCTTCTCATCAGAAGTCATCAAAAACCGTATCATTCAGGTACGAAGATGTGACTGCTCCAGCTACCATGGATTGGAGAAAGAAGGGTGCTGTTACTGGAGTTAAGGATCAAGGGCAATGCGGTAAGTATTCAAATTACGTCATGTTAATAGCATCctcaattttttaatgaaagaaaGAATCTTATTAGCAATAATCTGATAATATTGAAGGATGTTGCTGGGCATTTTCTGCTGTTGCTGCTACTGAAGGGATCAACGAGATCAAAACTGGTAAGTTGATCTCCTTGTCTGAGCAAGAACTCGTGGACTGCGACACAAGTTCAGATATGGGATGTGAGGGAGGTCTTATGGATGATGCTTTTAAGTTCATCATCAAGAATCACGGGCTTACTACTGAATCTAACTATCCGTATGAGGGAACAGATGGCACTTGCAAAACTGGGAAGAAATCCAATGGCGCTGCTAAGATTACTGGTTATGAAGATGTCCCAGCCAACAGTGAATCTTCTCTGTTGAGTGCTGTTGCTAACCAACCTGTATCAGTCGCCATTGATGCTAGTGGATCAGATTTCCAATTCTATTCTAGTGGTGTTTTCACCGGAGAATGTGGAACAGAGTTAGATCACGGTGTTACAGCAGTTGGATATGGAATAACTAGTGATGGGACAAAGTATTGGTTAGTCAAAAACTCGTGGGGAACCAGCTGGGGCGAGAACGGTTACATTAGAATGCAAAGAGGCATTGATGCTAAGGAAGGAATTTGTGGAATTGCTATGCAAGCTTCTTATCCAACTGCTTAATTAAATAGCTGAAAAgcttgatagaaagttgctaaTGATTCGTCTTTAAACACTACTGTAAATATGCAATTCACCTTGTCCATACATATGTGGTGTGTATATGTTACAAACTCGTTATATGTAAATTCTAAGTGCTAAACAAAAGTTTTCATCTGAAAAAGTTTCAAACATTCAGCTATGAACATACAACTGGTACTCGATCATCACACAAAAAAGTAGTACTATAATTACACGaatgattttatgtttgtttgcACAACAGACTTTACTATGTAAGTAAAAAGGATCCGGACcctaaagggtaaaaaatgttaacaaaaattccaaaacgatatatgaaatttctttttaaccaaaaaGGCAAAATCCCTCGGGagcgattttcaattttcaattttttttaataaccttTCTAAGTAAGTCGCTGCTTATGCAGCGACATtaccttaaattttttttttttgcttcttttatttaaaaaagtttaaatgcATGCATGTATTTTAAACATACTCTTTATGTAAACAATTTTCTCTCCTCGAGATTTAATTGTACTATTTTTTTGCTTCAAAATATATAAGTGTACTTATTTAAGTAAAAATcatgtttattaaaaaattaataaatacaatgtGTAGTTTATTACTTCCTCTagcctttttttaattttttttttaaaaataaatcgctgccaaggcagcggttttaaatcaaaaaattttttagtgatttaatttttaaaaattaaaaaagaaataattaaaaatcgcagcaatttaattttaaaaaaatatttttttcatttaaacttttttaaataaaagaagcaaaagaaaataaaaaaattaaggtaaTGTCGCTGCATAAGCAGCGACTTACTtaaaaagattataaaaaaaaatttgaaaattgaaaatcgctCCCTCGggagcgattttgctttttccaatGGACAAAATCGCTACTTTGTGAGCCATTTTGCCCTTTTGgtcaaaaagaaatttcatataccgttttagaatttttgttaacattttttaccctttaggCTTCGGACTCTAAGTAAAAACTCTTCCAGACTAACTTACTGCAAtcaactttctttttttaattatttaaattaacttgataaaaaaaaattggccaTATAATAGTGTAGTGACTTATCAGCATCAGTGTGGATCGTATAAATTAAGATACGTCTATATATTAGTCCCACAAGGCGTGATGCAGAATCTTAATAAGAAAAACGTATTACAATTTAACtagaattattttgaaataatagaaaaaatcaaCTAAATGCAGAGGGATTTAATTCTTGAGGAACACTAGAACAATTTACGCAAGAGAACTGGCTAATCCTATTTACTAATATACCTAAGAATTAAAGATTGAAAATTCAACCAGTTATCACTAATCCTCAGCATGTCTAGTAAGAAATTTGGTTGATGCTTTTTGGACTAGTCTTTCACTCAATTGATGGTCCGTGAAAAGAATACATAATTAAGTGATCATCTCAGATATTATTTTGTGATATATTTGTAGTAAAACATCAACATGCATATACGTATTCGATAAGGAAAGGAGAAATGGAAAATGGAGAGAATTTACTGGGAAATTGAACTTTCATTTAGTGGGAGCAAGATTCCTCAACATGCATATATGATCGTTACTATTTACTGATCAAAagttgttaaaatttaaatatgaacaccaGTTGTAATCAATTAGAATACAGTACGGGTGTTAAAATTGAACCTCATTATAGatgtattcataattttaagggttgaaattaaaataattcgATCTCAATCCCTTCAAgtccaaaattatattttgagacattgaaatatgtatattcatatattgaaggtgtaacatttatttatacatttgtaacttctttttaaaatattccttcagttgaaattcaaattataattataatatatattaagcgGCTTGAATTGAGCAAATCAAGATCCAACTCGTTTTGAATCCTTTTTAgctcaaaaaaattttaagcgATCAGATTAAAaccaatttttatttcaatcttattcatccatttttatatatattccaTTAGGGAAGTTTAAATGcaccttattttcttttttttttcctttaaacgCCAATCAAAATTTTGTCgtttggaaaagaaaaaaggaagacGGAGAAAAAACGATCTCATTTTCCACTGGCTTAATAGGCGGAGGGAATTTGAGGTGACTCTATTTGCGCATAATTTACGAACACCACAAAagtaaacttttttattttttattttttgtgtctttatttatttgttaaatatttcttttattttaaattaattaaattatagagatattttttatttttaaattaatttaattgtttaatttttaagattatttttagattgttctttcaattttgtcATTCATTAATTAACATTGGAATTAGTCATTTTCATAAATTaacacttaattattttaatcataaatttgataataattaataagggtaaaaatgaaaagttatgTCTAATTTGtgtcttaatatttttttctttacgaATGTGAAACACCttaacaattcaattaatttgaaataaagaaCGTATTTTCTAATTTGATGGTCTTTTGAACtaatcatttttgacaaattaaaaataatttttgtaatataatagataaataaaaacaaatggatactatattatatttgtGGCAAGTGGTGAAGACTTCTCCGTTGACTTGATGTGAGACACAAAGTGAGTGCTGGATGCCTGGATCCACACGGTATGATATTTGGTGAATGCGAGTCTATcctatttttttcatatcaaagtgtgcgattattttatttaaaagtttaaatcatATCATGTGtcattattataatatgataagtattattttatttttaatcataatttttgaatttggacAAAGAGTCGCTTTTTTTGGGACCATTTTTACCATTAATATGATGTGGAATTTTCAACCTAGTGCTAATTTAAAGTTAATTGGGAATAAATATGAATACGTATATTGCACTCGTGATCTTAACATTTTGAAACTGTCTCTCACTGACACGACAAATAATACTTGAGTGAGACATaccttaaaaaaattgaattattcaaaattctagacaaattttattttcaccaaacaaaattatatataaacataggtttattttgtaaaatgtgTATCCTCTTTTAGGAGCGGTACTGCTGCACCATTATATTATGCCAAGATTCTAAGATC harbors:
- the LOC101251741 gene encoding uncharacterized protein YNL011C, with amino-acid sequence MADGYLGPSPLLKPSSLYTFPFTFSPFSGSPRSLSFSFMASNCSSARHCSCSSTSSSTTHQPSILVFSGGTAFNGVVEELKNLTTRVAHVLPVSDDGGSTAEIVRVLGGPAVGDIRSRCLRLSGQSTSEARAVRILLGHRLPLDARRAKSEWYEIVEGSHELWQDVSKPYRETIRAFLAYFQDQILRRSDEHFCFSNGSIGNFFFAGARIFFQSLDAAIFLFSRVSEIPAESFVLPVISTNERLTLGCELSDGTVIRGQNEISHPTHGSMQPIDKDASSAPALPSRIKRIFYMSSEGSNLLHEVFPTVNPTVLEQLRSVDCIVFGMGSLFTSICPSLVLLGVGETISSQSCPKVLLLNGTHDRETCGLSASCFVTAITDALNRTYGDPHNCLKNPPNKYINTLLVPKNGLIPMDKESLASQGIFNVVTVDSFPDPKLGVLFDPKSLIQALSNLLTDA
- the LOC109119579 gene encoding senescence-specific cysteine protease SAG39-like isoform X1, coding for MALTINWKSAFLALAVLTMWTIEVTSRELNEASMVQKHEKWMARFGRVYRDDAEKAKRFNIFKDNVDYIESINKSGMRPYKLSINGFADLTNEEFRATHNGYKPSSHQKSSKTVSFRYEDVTAPATMDWRKKGAVTGVKDQGQCGCCWAFSAVAATEGINEIKTGKLISLSEQELVDCDTSSDMGCEGGLMDDAFKFIIKNHGLTTESNYPYEGTDGTCKTGKKSNGAAKITGYEDVPANSESSLLSAVANQPVSVAIDASGSDFQFYSSGVFTGECGTELDHGVTAVGYGITSDGTKYWLVKNSWGTSWGENGYIRMQRGIDAKEGICGIAMQASYPTA
- the LOC109119579 gene encoding vignain-like isoform X2; the encoded protein is MMQRRQKDLTNEEFRATHNGYKPSSHQKSSKTVSFRYEDVTAPATMDWRKKGAVTGVKDQGQCGCCWAFSAVAATEGINEIKTGKLISLSEQELVDCDTSSDMGCEGGLMDDAFKFIIKNHGLTTESNYPYEGTDGTCKTGKKSNGAAKITGYEDVPANSESSLLSAVANQPVSVAIDASGSDFQFYSSGVFTGECGTELDHGVTAVGYGITSDGTKYWLVKNSWGTSWGENGYIRMQRGIDAKEGICGIAMQASYPTA